Part of the Bacteriovorax stolpii genome, TTCAGTAAAGTAGAGACCAACCCAGATTCACGGGCACAGACCGACTTAACTTTTTTGGCGTCTTCAAGCGAATTGATTTTTAAAGTGCTTCCTTTCTTTTTATAAAAATAGATGGCCTGTTCACCAAAAGGACCAATCCATTTGTAGAGAGGTTTTCTTTCCGGCGTCATGACCATGGAGAAAAAGAGAACGCGCTTGGATTTTTCAAGAACTTTTATAGCTCGAGGCCCGGGGAGGACTGTGATCTTGTCTGTGATATTTAAGTCCTTCATTATCAATTGAACAAGTTCGGTTGAAAATCCTGTGAGGGTGTTATTTTCAGTGAAGTTATAGGGCGGCCATTCTTCTGTAATAATTGTGAGGGGGGCCGATGGCGATGCCATTGAAGCAGGAGTGCTTGATAGAATAAAGAGTAAAGCAAAAGACAAAATAGAACTCATGATAACCCTCTAGGCTTTATGATAGTGCAAAGGGGGGCCTATTTAAATAAATTACATGATAATTAATAGCTTTTAGACAGAGGAATGGACAATTTGGTCTGTCATGATGCAAAATCTCCTTATAAAGATATTCAATTCATAAAAGGACCGACCATGTCAGATGACGCTCAAACTTGCCCTAAATGCAACTCGCCATACGGATACCCAGATGGGAACCTGTGGATCTGCCCAGAATGTGCACACGAGTGGACTCTAGCGGCCGAAGAAAAAACTGAAGAAGTTGTTGCGGGCCCTAAATTTTTAGATGCCAATGGTGTCCAGTTACAAAATGGCGACACTGTTAGAACTGTCAAAGACCTGAAAGTGGGCGGCGATACGCTAAAGTCTGGAACGAAAGTAAAAAGCATCCGCTTATTGGATGATCCAATTGATGGGCACGATATTTCATGCAAAGTTGATGGATACGGATCGATTTATTTAAAATGTTCTGTTGTTAGAAAAGATTCATAATAAGGGGCGAGCAATCGCCTCTTTTTTATTCATTAAGCTGATGGGTATAGATTAAAAATGATTTTTCCCTTACAGTATTTTCTTTTTTAAATTCTTTATAAAATTTAGTCATCAAACTCTGGATTTCATCTCCGCGGGCAATGATGATCAGCTCGTTTGTCTGCATTCTTTCAATAAGCTTGTTAAGAATTTTTTTTAAGTCACTCACTCTGCCAAAATCATAAATAAAATAGATACATGATTCAGGGAGATTAAAATCTTCCAAGAGGATGTCATCTTCGATTAATCTGTAATTTTTAAGTTTTAATGTTTCATAAACTCTTTGGGCCTCTTTGATTCTTTTGGAGACAAGTTCGTACCCGATAAATGAGACGTCTGGAAAATAGAACGCAGACACAATTCCGACTCTTCCGTATGCGCAGCCAAGATCAGTCACTGTTTTAATCTTTTTGTGTTCGATCTTCTCAAAAAGAGAAGCGACTTCACCATAAGGAGTCAGTAGGTGATGGGGGTCTAGGCCAATCCAGCTTTCACGATTGATTTTATAAGGGCGTTTCGACGCATCAGAGTTCTCTAGAGCATAATGCTGAAAATGTTTTTTGAGCTTACTTTCAATTTTAAGCGTATTGAATCCCAGGAGCCTGTCGAGCTCCTGAGAATGTTTTCTTGAATCCATATTGGATGGCAAAAGAAAATTGTCGCGAGTGAGCGTCGCCTTAACGCTCGTCGCTTTGGTCACTACCACTTTTTAGAAAATGATGCTGTTCTAGGTGCTAATTCTTTTGCAACAGACACAACAATACTTCTTCCATCAAGTTCACTTCCATTGAGGTGAGAGATCGCTCTTTGAGCTTCAGATTCAGTTTCCATATTAATGAAAGCGAAACCTCTGCTTCTGTTAGTCATATTGTCGATGATAACTTTCACTTCCTGGACATTGCCAAAATCAGAAAATGCGTTAATCAGGTTATCTGATGTAGTTGAAAAATTGAGGTTACCCACGAATAATTTTTTTGTCATAAAGACTCCAATTTAATGGCCGCAATAGTACGGCGTTTTGAATTAATTAAAGTTGGATTTTAGAAGAACAAGGCGGGGTCTAATAATAACGAACGATATTTAACAAGCAAACCATAGCCTGCTTTTGGATAATAAGACAGGTTTTTTAATTATATCTTTGTTTTTGTGTATAGAATCAGTGCTTTGTATTCATTTTAATTATCTTTTCGCCCTGATTTTTTCCAGCATTTTCATGATTTTTTCAGAAAGAGAATAGTCTCTGTCATTCTCTTGAATGACTGCAAGGAATTCATGAAGAACCAGTTGCTCTTTTTTTCTTTCTGCCTGGTTTGTTAGACTCACATTATACTGGGCCCATCTCAGAGTATTGATGATAATAGTGCAGGCAAATTCAGTTTTATCTACAGCTAGGCATGTGTTGACTGCATCTTTTTCGATACCATTAAGATGCACACTTTTGTGGGCCATGTATTCTGTTTTGGAAACAGCAGGCAGTATCTTATTGTAGATTTTTTTAATTAAAGGATTCTCAATAGTCTTTAAATCTTCAAGAAGAGTATGAGTTGTTTTGATGAAGTCTTTTACCGTTTCTTCCTGAATGGAATCTTCAAAAGTCTCTTTAGAAATTGTTTTCTCTTCGTCTCTGTTAAACTTTTTTAATTCCTTGAGAAGTTTACGTTTTGAGTTGTCCGATATGTTAAGAATTTTTGAGAACTCGTCTACAATGACTTCTTCTTTGTTCCAAATGTTTATTTGGGCGCTGTCTTTTTCTAGTGATAAGTAGTTATAGCGATTGATTGCAATGTTACAAACCATGCGTCCATCATGCTCTTGCCAATAGCATGTGCTAAGGGCCGGCACCTCTTTGCCATGTTCATCATAGACACGGTCCATCGTTACAACAAGGATGCTGTTGCGAAGATTGGCCATGTTTTCCAGATTGGTCTT contains:
- a CDS encoding substrate-binding periplasmic protein; this encodes MSSILSFALLFILSSTPASMASPSAPLTIITEEWPPYNFTENNTLTGFSTELVQLIMKDLNITDKITVLPGPRAIKVLEKSKRVLFFSMVMTPERKPLYKWIGPFGEQAIYFYKKKGSTLKINSLEDAKKVKSVCARESGLVSTLLKANGFTNIDAGVSPESIYLRVILGRCELGIGETPLGVSFWLKKMNQPLDSLTRTNLKLISSSLYIVTSKDVPDEEIVRWQKALNKVMASKKYSSLKQKYIGSPKVP
- a CDS encoding zinc ribbon domain-containing protein YjdM, producing MSDDAQTCPKCNSPYGYPDGNLWICPECAHEWTLAAEEKTEEVVAGPKFLDANGVQLQNGDTVRTVKDLKVGGDTLKSGTKVKSIRLLDDPIDGHDISCKVDGYGSIYLKCSVVRKDS
- a CDS encoding methyltransferase domain-containing protein, with protein sequence MTKATSVKATLTRDNFLLPSNMDSRKHSQELDRLLGFNTLKIESKLKKHFQHYALENSDASKRPYKINRESWIGLDPHHLLTPYGEVASLFEKIEHKKIKTVTDLGCAYGRVGIVSAFYFPDVSFIGYELVSKRIKEAQRVYETLKLKNYRLIEDDILLEDFNLPESCIYFIYDFGRVSDLKKILNKLIERMQTNELIIIARGDEIQSLMTKFYKEFKKENTVREKSFLIYTHQLNE
- a CDS encoding RNA recognition motif domain-containing protein translates to MTKKLFVGNLNFSTTSDNLINAFSDFGNVQEVKVIIDNMTNRSRGFAFINMETESEAQRAISHLNGSELDGRSIVVSVAKELAPRTASFSKKW